Proteins from a single region of Spodoptera frugiperda isolate SF20-4 chromosome 8, AGI-APGP_CSIRO_Sfru_2.0, whole genome shotgun sequence:
- the LOC118275690 gene encoding rap guanine nucleotide exchange factor 2 — MLRGGRGGRHSPELYPHTLKCSNASDTSSAYSGSDTMTSVHSSLDMDMEVDLSGLLESIVDSDEEEDLEESMDSLTVRDAVRECLEKDPSERTDDDIEILLEFTQHLKAFTNMTLTVRRALCAVMVFAVVEKAGTVVMNDGEEHDSWSVLINGHVSIEHQSGEVEHLNVGDSFGMAEATLEKLYHKGVMTTKCDDCQFVCITQTDYYRILHQGEENIRRHENENGVVVLVTEYRGVAGESGRQQGHVVIRGTPEQLMLQLIEDNSRDSTYVEDFLLTHRTFIESPLVVAKQLLAWFSEPTVRDKVTRVVLLWVNNHFTDFETDSTMMEFLENFEIALEHEKMESQLRLLNIACSAKARTRSVTLSRPTRDEPLNFTIFGGYERGYGIFIFKVEKHSKAEDVGLKRGDQVLEVNGQSFQHVSHAKAMEIITGSTHLSITVKSNLLAFKQILLKPENSPRQRGGSNRVHWHTDPRARLSTAELLNDDPITLTPVFQSPTKKPQQLSIKKEPQKGFMTLGPKRKFQKALMKILPKTTIIDGLPTDDSILSNSESLNKANTSTSFYNSHSNPDLISICYDEYQSSDYPEHVLKVYKADQTCKYLLVHKETTAREVVMLTLQEFGITDPSSKYSLCEVSVAQGGIIKQHRLPDQLQNLAERIGLSSRYYLKTNGISENLVPDDMAPELLRESVVHFLQLNAVEVAVQLTLQDFCIFRQIESTEYVDDLFELKSRYGTPMLSQFAELVNKEMFWVVTEVVNEQTLARRQKIIKQFIKVARHCKECKNFNSMFAIISGLGHGAVSRLRMTWEKLPTKYLKLFNDLQMLMDPSRNMSKYRQLVTTEQGRSPVIPFYPVVKKDLTFIHLGNDTKVEGMVNFEKLRMIAKEVRTLTNMCSAPYDLLTLLELGKQPPSNAMVALNQLTTGTVQQGQVTVKRRKKSSNVPNPKKMFEEAQMVRRVKAYLNRMHVETDEERLHALSLECEGAGPAPAIPRRRHPSPSLSTTSSASSASESKKSFAGNKFGTASPQAVRKLLALSEPAKTRPHQPRPPPPGPSPCSHRRDGPGPGICCPRTAHERSHSDTPTPLPVDLSAESSSVTSLVNLPLRKTGSATSSDSGHGSCTAASCVRPVPPPRMPQAPYNLAAQVARLERLSRAHSHEGVTRPYDYYAPDDDDDDQQVSAV, encoded by the coding sequence ATGTTGAGAGGTGGGCGTGGAGGCCGTCACAGTCCGGAGCTGTACCCCCACACGCTGAAGTGCTCCAACGCCAGTGACACCAGTTCTGCTTACAGTGGAAGTGACACAATGACCTCAGTACATAGCTCTTTGGACATGGATATGGAGGTGGATCTTTCAGGTCTCCTTGAGTCCATTGTTGACTCTGATGAGGAAGAAGATCTGGAAGAAAGTATGGACAGCTTGACAGTCCGAGATGCTGTTCGAGAATGTCTTGAAAAGGATCCAAGTGAACGAACTGATGATGATATAGAAATACTTTTGGAATTTACTCAACATTTGAAAGCATTCACCAACATGACTTTGACAGTGCGTCGGGCTTTGTGTGCTGTAATGGTATTTGCTGTGGTTGAGAAAGCTGGAACAGTGGTTATGAATGATGGAGAGGAACACGACTCATGGTCTGTGCTCATCAATGGCCATGTTAGTATTGAACATCAGAGTGGTGAAGTGGAGCACTTGAATGTTGGTGACAGCTTTGGAATGGCTGAAGCTACACTTGAGAAATTATATCATAAAGGTGTAATGACTACAAAATGTGATGACTGTCAGTTTGTTTGCATTACTCAAACTGACTATTATCGAATACTACACCAAGGTGAAGAAAATATCAGAagacatgaaaatgaaaatggtgTAGTAGTACTGGTAACTGAATATAGAGGTGTAGCTGGAGAGTCAGGACGACAACAGGGCCATGTTGTTATTCGTGGAACTCCAGAACAATTGATGCTGCAGCTCATTGAGGATAACTCACGAGATTCTACATATGTTGAGGATTTCCTATTGACACACAGAACATTCATTGAAAGCCCTTTAGTTGTAGCAAAACAACTATTAGCTTGGTTCTCTGAGCCGACAGTCAGGGACAAAGTTACACGCGTTGTGCTGCTTTGGGTCAACAATCATTTTACTGACTTTGAAACTGATTCAACCATGATGGAGTTTCTTGAAAACTTTGAGATTGCATTGGAACATGAAAAGATGGAAAGTCAATTAAGGCTGCTAAACATAGCTTGCTCAGCTAAAGCTAGAACAAGGAGTGTAACATTATCTCGTCCAACAAGAGATGAACCATTGAACTTCACAATATTTGGTGGATATGAGAGAGGTTatggaatatttatatttaaagtggAAAAGCATTCAAAGGCTGAAGATGTTGGATTAAAAAGAGGTGATCAAGTATTAGAGGTAAATGGACAATCTTTTCAGCATGTGAGCCATGCTAAAGCCATGGAAATAATTACTGGATCAACACATTTAAGCATCacagtaaaaagtaatttgttagCTTTCAAGCAAATTTTGTTAAAGCCAGAGAATTCACCAAGACAGAGAGGGGGTTCAAATAGAGTTCATTGGCACACTGACCCTAGGGCCAGACTATCAACTGCAGAGCTACTCAATGATGATCCCATTACATTAACGCCAGTATTTCAATCTCCCACCAAGAAACCTCAGCAGCTGAGCATCAAGAAAGAACCTCAGAAAGGTTTCATGACATTGGGACCTAAGAGAAAATTCCAAAAAGCTTTAATGAAAATTCTTCCTAAAACTACAATTATTGATGGCTTACCCACTGATGACAGTATTCTTTCAAACTCAGAGTCTTTAAACAAAGCCAATACTAGTACTTCCTTCTATAACTCTCATAGTAATCCTGATTTAATATCAATATGTTATGATGAATATCAATCCTCCGATTATCCAGAGCATGTACTCAAGGTATATAAAGCTGACCAAACTTGCAAATACTTGCTAGTGCATAAAGAGACAACAGCAAGAGAAGTTGTTATGTTGACTTTGCAAGAATTTGGTATCACTGATCCTAGTTCTAAATATTCACTTTGTGAAGTGTCTGTTGCCCAAGGAGGTATCATAAAACAACATCGCTTACCAGATCAGTTGCAGAATCTTGCAGAAAGAATTGGTCTCAGTTCTAGGTATTATCTAAAAACTAATGGAATATCTGAGAACTTAGTACCTGATGACATGGCACCAGAACTTTTAAGGGAAAGTGTTGTTCACTTTCTACAACTAAATGCTGTTGAAGTTGCAGTGCAACTAACATTAcaagatttttgtatttttcgcCAAATTGAGAGTACCGAGTATGTTGATGATCTATTCGAATTGAAAAGTAGGTATGGCACACCTATGTTGTCGCAATTTGCGGAACTTGtcaataaagaaatgttttggGTTGTCACCGAAGTTGTTAATGAACAGACACTTGCGCgtcgacaaaaaataattaaacagtttATTAAAGTTGCACGTCATTGTAAAGAGTGCAAAAACTTTAATTCTATGTTCGCAATAATATCGGGTTTGGGTCATGGCGCAGTGTCCAGATTAAGGATGACTTGGGAGAAACTACCaacgaaatatttaaaattatttaatgatctGCAAATGCTAATGGATCCTTCAAGGAATATGTCTAAGTATCGACAGCTGGTTACTACTGAGCAGGGCAGATCGCCTGTTATTCCATTTTATCCAGTGGTTAAAAAAGATCTTACCTTTATACATTTGGGAAATGACACAAAAGTTGAAGGTATGGTCAATTTTGAAAAATTGCGTATGATTGCTAAAGAAGTTCGCACACTTACGAACATGTGTAGTGCTCCATATGACCTCCTTACATTACTCGAATTAGGTAAGCAGCCACCCTCAAATGCCATGGTGGCTTTGAATCAACTTACTACTGGAACTGTACAACAAGGTCAAGTTACTGTGAAGAGAAGGAAAAAGTCTTCGAATGTACCAAATCCGAAAAAGATGTTTGAAGAAGCGCAAATGGTTCGACGTGTAAAAGCATATCTAAATAGAATGCACGTTGAAACTGATGAAGAAAGACTTCACGCATTGTCTTTGGAATGCGAAGGAGCCGGGCCAGCCCCGGCCATCCCACGACGACGACATCCATCACCGTCTTTGTCAACGACAAGCAGTGCTTCATCAGCCAGTGAGAGCAAAAAGAGCTTTGCTGGTAATAAGTTCGGTACTGCATCACCTCAGGCAGTGAGGAAGCTCTTGGCTTTATCGGAACCAGCCAAGACCCGACCACACCAACCCCGGCCGCCACCACCTGGACCTTCGCCTTGTTCGCATCGACGCGATGGTCCCGGCCCCGGTATTTGTTGTCCACGGACAGCTCATGAGAGATCCCACTCTGATACCCCTACGCCACTACCAGTCGACCTATCGGCTGAAAGTAGTAGTGTTACATCCTTAGTTAACTTGCCACTACGAAAAACTGGGTCTGCGACTTCGAGCGACAGTGGGCACGGCTCGTGTACCGCAGCGAGTTGCGTACGGCCCGTGCCGCCTCCGCGCATGCCGCAGGCTCCGTATAACTTGGCTGCTCAAGTGGCACGCCTCGAGCGACTCAGTAGGGCGCATTCTCACGAAGGCGTCACACGCCCTTATGATTATTATGCgcctgatgatgacgatgacgatcaaCAAGTATCAGCTGTTTAA
- the LOC118275691 gene encoding diphthine methyl ester synthase yields the protein MFYLIGLGLGDAKDITVKGLEIVKKCDKVLLEGYTSILTVGKEVLEEYYGRPLIIADRELCEGAIDEILLEAKDSEVALLVVGDPLGATTHTDMLLRAKQFGVQTQIVHNASIMNAVSCCGLQLYNFGETVSIPYWTEKWKPDSFFDKIVGNFSRNLHTLCLLDIKVKEPTEDSLTKKVRQYMDPKFMSVKEAANQLVQIIENNPDKGINKSSTAIGLSRVGASDQRIAVMTLDAMQSFDLGPPLHSLVIPAPNLHPLELDYLAQFNQSGS from the exons atgttttacttaATAGGTTTAGGCTTAGGTGACGCTAAAGACATAACTGTGAAAGGCTTAGAAATAGTTAAAAAATGTGACAAAGTTTTATTGGAAGGTTATACTTCAATACTTACTGTTGGAAAAGAAGTGTTG GAAGAATATTATGGCCGCCCATTAATAATAGCAGACCGGGAACTGTGTGAAGGTGCAATAGATGAGATTTTACTAGAAGCCAAGGATTCAGAAGTTGCCTTGTTAGTTGTTGGTGATCCGCTGGGGGCTACTACGCACACGGACATGCTGCTGCGAGCTAAGCAATTTGGTGTACAAACTCAG ATTGTTCACAATGCCTCCATCATGAATGCTGTAAGCTGCTGTGGTCTGCAGTTATACAATTTTGGTGAAACAGTTTCAATACCCTATTGGACGGAGAAATGGAAGCCTGACAGCTTTTTTGACAAAATTGTGGGGAATTTTTCAAGGAACTTGCATACCCTATGTCTGTTAG ATATCAAGGTAAAAGAACCTACTGAAGATTCTCTCACAAAGAAGGTTCGCCAGTACATGGATCCAAAATTCATGTCTGTAAAAGAAGCAGCAAATCAACTGGTGCAGATCATTGAAAATAATCCAGATAAAG gtataaataaaagcaGTACGGCAATCGGGCTCTCGCGAGTAGGAGCCAGCGACCAGCGGATAGCCGTAATGACACTCGACGCGATGCAAAGCTTTGACCTCGGCCCGCCGCTACACAGTCTCGTCATTCCCGCTCCCAATTTACATCCGTTGGAATTGGACTATCTAGCACAGTTTAATCAATCAGGCAGTTGA
- the LOC118275688 gene encoding protein salvador homolog 1 isoform X2 — translation MISRKGQKAVNEGVVGKYIKKDTPPDLPIINVWTTGHNKRPRSQPFGTSDPVSQSHENKFGKAQTMSGHAGKYTPSESVPNLAHRFASLSTSDTASSSNSYNSQYLLDSNASQASHTTLNDRDDSYLALSRQTSYRYYRQPQQEDPIYQNQQQVQQQKQQQYGSRESSMPRLSSNLSLTPRLHSPSPHTLHLQNYTDSYASSSQSSPIYSNCMNTSVLPYNKAHGSKIITSSQGSDECELPLPPGWSADRTLRGRRYYMDHNTQTTHWTHPLESVPQPWQRVSTPHHGVYYFNEITHQTTYAHPCLVGGCYLVSPYVPTLVPPYLLEEIPHWLIVYSKADQELDHKLRWNMFRLSELDCYSDMLTRLYKQELQLIVMKFERYRSALLQEIERRRHAAITYHGHSNC, via the exons ATGATATCAAGAAAAGGACAAAAGGCTGTTAATGAAGGTGTGGTTGGAAAATACATAAAGAAAGATACTCCTCCAGATTTACCTA TTATAAATGTATGGACTACTGGTCATAACAAAAGACCTCGAAGCCAGCCGTTCGGTACGAGTGATCCTGTATCACAGAGCCATGAAAATAAATTTGGCAAGGCACAAACTATGAGTGGACATGCTGGCAAATATACACCCAGTGAGTCAGTACCAAATTTAGCACATAG GTTTGCCAGTTTATCCACTAGTGATACAGCAAGCTCATCAAACAGCTACAATTCACAATATCTCTTAGATTCAAAT GCTTCTCAGGCTTCCCATACTACTTTGAATGATAGAGATGACTCATACCTGGCACTGAGTAGACAAACAAGTTACAGATACTACAGACAGCCACAACAAGAGGATCCTATTTATCAGAATCAACAACAG GTTCAACAGCAGAAACAGCAACAGTATGGATCTCGGGAGTCCAGCATGCCAAGGCTGTCTTCCAACTTAAGTTTAACACCAAGACTGCACTCTCCATCTCCTCATACACTACATCTTCAGAATTATACCGATT CATATGCTTCATCAAGCCAGTCTTCGCCAATATACTCAAATTGCATGAACACATCAGTTCTTCCATACAACAAGGCTCATGGgagtaaaattattacaagcTCACAAG GATCTGATGAGTGTGAGCTTCCTCTTCCTCCTGGATGGTCAGCAGACCGAACTCTGCGTGGGCGCCGTTATTACATGGACCACAACACACAGACAACTCATTGGACTCACCCATTAGAAAGTGTGCCTCAACCGTGGCAAAGGGTCTCCACACCTCACCATGGAGTTTATTATTTCAA TGAAATCACTCATCAGACAACATATGCCCATCCTTGTCTAGTTGGTGGCTGTTACTTAGTCAGTCCTTATGTTCCTACTCTTGTGCCACCATATTTACTTGAAGAAATACCTCACTGGCTCATTGTGTATTCTAAAG cTGATCAAGAGCTAGACCACAAGCTACGCTGGAATATGTTCAGACTTAGTGAGCTGGACTGCTACTCTGACATGCTAACACGACTGTACAAGCAAGAGTTACAGCTTATTGTTATGAAGTTTGAGCGCTATAG ATCTGCACTCTTACAAGAAATAGAAAGGCGGCGACATGCAGCTATCACATACCACGGACACTCCAACTGCTGA
- the LOC118275689 gene encoding uncharacterized protein LOC118275689 codes for MIYKWWHRFVRKRTKPIPEETAVLWKRRLSIAYGLVAWNAFGLVVYNVYKGKADWAHYYGIKSDEEHATPPGAAWANTLGIKNAKVYRIAGFKKVDEYDIIDGETVFKDKQVDREDKETLEE; via the exons atgatcTACAAGTGGTGGCACCGTTTTGTTCGCAAGAGGACAAAACCTATACCAGAAGAAACAGCTGTACTATGGAAACGACGGCTCAGCATAGCTTACGGTTTAGTAGCTTGGAATGCATTTGGATTAGTAGTTTACAATGTTTACAAAGGAAAAGCTGATTGGGCTCATTATTATGGTATAAAATCTGATGAGGAGCATGCAACTCCGCCAG GTGCGGCATGGGCTAATACATTAGGAATAAAAAATGCTAAAGTCTACAGGATAGCCGGTTTTAAGAAAGTTGATGAATATGATATTATAGATGGAGAAACTGTATTTAAGGATAAACAGGTTGATAGAGAAGATAAAGAGACACTAGAAGAATGA
- the LOC118275688 gene encoding protein salvador homolog 1 isoform X1: MISRKGQKAVNEGVVGKYIKKDTPPDLPIINVWTTGHNKRPRSQPFGTSDPVSQSHENKFGKAQTMSGHAGKYTPSESVPNLAHRFASLSTSDTASSSNSYNSQYLLDSNVASQASHTTLNDRDDSYLALSRQTSYRYYRQPQQEDPIYQNQQQVQQQKQQQYGSRESSMPRLSSNLSLTPRLHSPSPHTLHLQNYTDSYASSSQSSPIYSNCMNTSVLPYNKAHGSKIITSSQGSDECELPLPPGWSADRTLRGRRYYMDHNTQTTHWTHPLESVPQPWQRVSTPHHGVYYFNEITHQTTYAHPCLVGGCYLVSPYVPTLVPPYLLEEIPHWLIVYSKADQELDHKLRWNMFRLSELDCYSDMLTRLYKQELQLIVMKFERYRSALLQEIERRRHAAITYHGHSNC; this comes from the exons ATGATATCAAGAAAAGGACAAAAGGCTGTTAATGAAGGTGTGGTTGGAAAATACATAAAGAAAGATACTCCTCCAGATTTACCTA TTATAAATGTATGGACTACTGGTCATAACAAAAGACCTCGAAGCCAGCCGTTCGGTACGAGTGATCCTGTATCACAGAGCCATGAAAATAAATTTGGCAAGGCACAAACTATGAGTGGACATGCTGGCAAATATACACCCAGTGAGTCAGTACCAAATTTAGCACATAG GTTTGCCAGTTTATCCACTAGTGATACAGCAAGCTCATCAAACAGCTACAATTCACAATATCTCTTAGATTCAAATGTG GCTTCTCAGGCTTCCCATACTACTTTGAATGATAGAGATGACTCATACCTGGCACTGAGTAGACAAACAAGTTACAGATACTACAGACAGCCACAACAAGAGGATCCTATTTATCAGAATCAACAACAG GTTCAACAGCAGAAACAGCAACAGTATGGATCTCGGGAGTCCAGCATGCCAAGGCTGTCTTCCAACTTAAGTTTAACACCAAGACTGCACTCTCCATCTCCTCATACACTACATCTTCAGAATTATACCGATT CATATGCTTCATCAAGCCAGTCTTCGCCAATATACTCAAATTGCATGAACACATCAGTTCTTCCATACAACAAGGCTCATGGgagtaaaattattacaagcTCACAAG GATCTGATGAGTGTGAGCTTCCTCTTCCTCCTGGATGGTCAGCAGACCGAACTCTGCGTGGGCGCCGTTATTACATGGACCACAACACACAGACAACTCATTGGACTCACCCATTAGAAAGTGTGCCTCAACCGTGGCAAAGGGTCTCCACACCTCACCATGGAGTTTATTATTTCAA TGAAATCACTCATCAGACAACATATGCCCATCCTTGTCTAGTTGGTGGCTGTTACTTAGTCAGTCCTTATGTTCCTACTCTTGTGCCACCATATTTACTTGAAGAAATACCTCACTGGCTCATTGTGTATTCTAAAG cTGATCAAGAGCTAGACCACAAGCTACGCTGGAATATGTTCAGACTTAGTGAGCTGGACTGCTACTCTGACATGCTAACACGACTGTACAAGCAAGAGTTACAGCTTATTGTTATGAAGTTTGAGCGCTATAG ATCTGCACTCTTACAAGAAATAGAAAGGCGGCGACATGCAGCTATCACATACCACGGACACTCCAACTGCTGA